From Cognatishimia activa, one genomic window encodes:
- a CDS encoding aldehyde dehydrogenase family protein, producing the protein MIAKEAIDHLDPQKWAKTSPAERLHLLEEVRDNIKTYADDLAASDSKMKNDILGAPLFSDPVSKVGTVVPMASTISAAISLYESIIDGKMLQPLKVEKVGDDLYDIYVFPQERKDKLMYADRKDRIRVKGAPTQVNPMEKPAGIIAVLGAGNYSSSLEMMKALFFENCAVVHKPHHLNEETDAVWEKIMQPLIKHGALSFCASDQGRDLTVDPRLTKIYFTGGTGTAEAIMSATDTPLISECGGNNPCIVVPGDRPWTQKEIDHQALQIATMSKMNGGAVCGRVQTLVTSKHWPQREAFLDALRLAISEKTPAAGSYYPGSDNVMQGFKEAYPQAEVLQPENGKFPHSDFLLVPDTEPGGYASRNEAFCQIIDEVPLDLPANAAEFLPGAVEFCNEQLLGTLGSAILIDEDTKKAHKATLDQAVTDMEYGGIAINTMPPFIFLSPYLTWGGNEEGKDFVSGHGNFGNLLNYENIEKSIIEANFMSMGHMMNTNKLAFDHMADNMARFSVEPTWMNLTCLMGDAVRDSFRKKDF; encoded by the coding sequence ATGATTGCCAAGGAAGCGATTGATCATCTGGACCCTCAAAAATGGGCCAAAACCTCGCCGGCCGAGCGCCTGCATCTGCTCGAGGAAGTGCGCGACAACATTAAAACATATGCCGACGACCTAGCCGCCTCTGACAGTAAGATGAAAAATGACATCCTGGGCGCACCGCTGTTTTCCGACCCGGTGTCCAAAGTCGGGACTGTGGTCCCCATGGCCAGCACGATCAGCGCGGCGATCAGCCTTTATGAATCCATCATCGACGGCAAGATGCTACAACCGCTCAAGGTCGAAAAGGTGGGCGATGACCTGTATGATATCTATGTCTTCCCGCAGGAGCGCAAAGACAAGCTGATGTATGCCGACCGCAAGGATCGCATCCGTGTTAAAGGCGCTCCGACACAGGTCAACCCTATGGAAAAGCCTGCCGGGATCATCGCCGTTCTGGGTGCCGGGAACTACAGTTCTTCGCTTGAGATGATGAAAGCCCTGTTCTTTGAGAATTGCGCTGTTGTGCATAAGCCCCATCACCTGAACGAGGAAACCGATGCGGTTTGGGAAAAGATCATGCAGCCGCTGATCAAACATGGCGCGCTCAGCTTTTGTGCATCTGATCAGGGCCGGGATCTGACCGTGGATCCACGCCTAACCAAGATCTATTTCACCGGTGGTACCGGTACCGCCGAGGCGATCATGTCCGCCACGGACACGCCTCTGATCTCCGAATGTGGCGGCAACAACCCTTGTATTGTCGTACCTGGTGATCGCCCTTGGACGCAAAAGGAAATCGACCATCAGGCGCTGCAAATTGCCACCATGTCTAAGATGAACGGCGGTGCGGTCTGCGGGCGGGTTCAGACGCTGGTGACCAGCAAACACTGGCCGCAGCGTGAGGCTTTTCTGGATGCGCTCCGTCTCGCGATATCAGAGAAAACACCGGCGGCAGGCAGCTACTATCCGGGATCAGACAACGTCATGCAGGGCTTCAAAGAAGCCTATCCGCAGGCCGAAGTCTTGCAACCCGAAAACGGTAAGTTCCCACATAGCGATTTCCTATTGGTGCCGGATACGGAACCCGGCGGGTATGCGAGCCGAAACGAAGCGTTCTGCCAGATCATTGACGAGGTGCCATTGGACTTACCGGCCAATGCGGCAGAGTTCCTGCCTGGCGCGGTTGAGTTCTGTAACGAACAACTTCTGGGCACTCTTGGCAGCGCAATCCTGATCGACGAAGACACGAAAAAAGCCCACAAAGCTACGCTTGATCAAGCCGTGACCGACATGGAATACGGTGGTATTGCCATAAACACTATGCCGCCGTTCATCTTCCTCAGCCCCTATCTGACCTGGGGTGGTAATGAAGAAGGCAAAGACTTTGTCTCTGGTCACGGCAATTTCGGCAATCTGCTGAATTACGAGAATATCGAGAAGTCGATCATCGAAGCCAATTTCATGTCGATGGGCCACATGATGAACACAAACAAACTGGCGTTTGATCACATGGCTGACAATATGGCTCGCTTCTCAGTTGAGCCGACCTGGATGAACCTCACATGTCTAATGGGTGATGCTGTCCGAGACAGTTTCCGTAAAAAGGACTTCTAA